A window from Mycolicibacterium tokaiense encodes these proteins:
- a CDS encoding MFS transporter has protein sequence MTHQSAALPSDVKQPSDPRSLRRVGAASLIGTTIEYYDFFVYGTAAALVFPAVFFPSASPAMGTIASFATFGVAFFARPVGSIIFGHFGDKIGRKRTLVWTLLIMGLSTVAIGLFPGYDTGVFGILENGIGIWAPILLVAMRFLQGLAMGGEWAGATLLTAEYAPQGQRGRMAVYPQLGPACAFFLASGTFFLASVTIGATSETFLNYGWRLPFIASLLLVMVGLWIRLSIEETPVFKNHLRTKETVSAPEKLPFADAFREQWKQILIAGLAMSTVFSMFYTGSTFLTSYGIGNLEFTRTMILGFGMIAAVALGVVTSAACILSDKLGRKKVIAVAYGAAIVWSLALFPLLDTGSPIAFLIGVTVTLCIYGVANGPAGALLPEMFKSRFRYTGAGLSYNLGGIIGGAIPPILAAQIVATSSSIWVGVLLAALSAVSLLCVLALPETKDRNLEETAAR, from the coding sequence ATGACCCATCAGAGCGCGGCTCTGCCCTCCGATGTGAAACAGCCATCCGACCCGCGAAGCCTGCGTAGGGTCGGCGCGGCCAGCCTCATCGGCACCACCATCGAGTACTACGACTTCTTCGTGTACGGCACGGCCGCCGCGCTGGTGTTCCCCGCCGTCTTCTTTCCGAGCGCAAGCCCGGCGATGGGCACCATCGCGTCGTTCGCGACGTTCGGGGTGGCCTTCTTCGCCCGCCCGGTCGGTTCCATCATCTTCGGTCACTTCGGGGACAAGATCGGCCGCAAAAGGACGTTGGTGTGGACGCTGCTGATCATGGGTCTGTCCACTGTCGCGATCGGCCTGTTCCCGGGTTACGACACCGGCGTGTTCGGGATTCTCGAGAACGGCATCGGCATCTGGGCGCCCATCCTGCTGGTGGCGATGCGGTTCCTGCAGGGCTTGGCGATGGGCGGCGAATGGGCCGGCGCAACACTGTTGACGGCGGAGTACGCCCCACAGGGTCAACGAGGCCGCATGGCGGTGTACCCGCAGTTGGGCCCGGCATGCGCATTCTTCTTGGCCAGCGGCACGTTCTTCCTGGCTTCGGTCACCATCGGCGCCACCAGCGAGACATTCTTGAACTACGGTTGGCGGCTGCCGTTCATCGCGTCGCTGCTGTTGGTGATGGTGGGCCTGTGGATCCGGTTGTCCATCGAGGAAACCCCCGTCTTCAAAAACCACCTACGCACCAAGGAAACGGTGAGTGCACCCGAGAAGCTGCCGTTCGCTGATGCATTCCGGGAGCAGTGGAAGCAGATCCTGATCGCCGGTCTGGCGATGTCCACCGTCTTCTCGATGTTTTACACCGGCAGCACCTTCCTGACCAGCTACGGCATCGGCAATCTCGAGTTCACCCGCACCATGATCCTGGGCTTCGGCATGATCGCCGCGGTGGCGCTGGGCGTGGTGACCTCCGCGGCCTGCATCCTGAGCGACAAACTGGGGCGCAAGAAGGTGATTGCCGTGGCCTACGGTGCCGCGATCGTCTGGTCGTTGGCATTGTTCCCGCTGTTGGACACCGGTTCGCCCATCGCTTTCCTGATCGGTGTCACCGTGACGCTGTGCATCTACGGTGTGGCCAACGGCCCGGCCGGCGCCTTGCTGCCGGAGATGTTCAAGTCGCGGTTCCGTTACACCGGAGCGGGTTTGAGCTACAACCTGGGCGGCATCATCGGCGGCGCCATCCCGCCCATCCTCGCGGCACAGATCGTGGCCACGTCGTCGAGCATCTGGGTGGGCGTGCTGCTGGCCGCTTTGTCGGCGGTGAGCCTGCTCTGCGTCCTGGCTCTACCGGAGACCAAGGACCGCAACCTGGAGGAGACGGCCGCTCGTTGA
- a CDS encoding HNH endonuclease signature motif containing protein: MGTSAVADREAMLAALTQMETLQAQMNSLSIDAFTPLELLDLQQRRETLSWQHPVLDHKVYHRLRAECAPKELGASSYTKVLAARLRISEAEAFRRLKNAELLGPRTALTGEPMPPALPKVAAAQQKGLIGPEHVSEIKSFFRTLPQSVDFQAREAAETDLAHHASTLGADGFTAVADRLKYLLDQDGTFTDTDRQARRGLRLGKQRPDGTVPISGYLTPEAAATWEAVKAKLAAPGMCNPADDTPQVDGEPDPEHAATDTRTQSQRDHDAFLAAGRAVLASGDLGQHKGLPATIIIRTELKDLEKAAGHGLTAGGTLIPMRDVIRMASHAYLWLALFDGKGVPLHLGRTRRVASPGQRIVLLAQHRGCTAPGCTADGYHSEVHHANKDWKDGGNTDVEDMTLACGPDNRMVETTGWTTRNRPDDGITEWIPPPALDCGQARTNPYHHRRPHPRPR; this comes from the coding sequence CAAGCGCAGATGAACTCACTGTCCATCGACGCCTTCACCCCGCTGGAGTTGTTGGACCTGCAGCAGCGCCGCGAAACCCTCTCTTGGCAACACCCCGTCCTCGATCACAAGGTCTACCACCGTCTGCGCGCGGAATGCGCCCCGAAAGAACTGGGCGCCAGCAGCTACACCAAAGTCCTGGCCGCCCGGCTGCGGATCAGCGAAGCCGAAGCATTCCGGCGCCTCAAAAACGCCGAACTCCTCGGGCCCCGCACCGCCCTGACCGGTGAGCCGATGCCCCCCGCGTTGCCGAAAGTCGCCGCCGCCCAACAGAAGGGCCTGATCGGGCCTGAGCATGTCAGCGAGATCAAGTCGTTCTTCCGCACCCTGCCCCAATCGGTGGACTTCCAAGCCCGCGAAGCCGCCGAAACCGACCTCGCCCACCACGCCAGCACCCTCGGCGCCGACGGCTTCACCGCCGTCGCCGACCGGTTGAAGTACCTGCTCGACCAAGACGGCACCTTCACCGACACCGACCGCCAAGCCCGCCGCGGGCTGCGCCTGGGCAAACAACGCCCCGACGGCACCGTCCCCATCTCCGGATACCTCACCCCCGAAGCCGCAGCCACCTGGGAAGCGGTCAAAGCCAAACTCGCTGCCCCCGGCATGTGCAACCCCGCCGACGACACCCCACAAGTCGACGGCGAACCCGACCCCGAGCACGCGGCCACAGACACGCGCACCCAGAGCCAACGCGACCACGACGCGTTCCTGGCCGCCGGTCGAGCGGTCCTGGCCTCCGGTGATCTCGGTCAACACAAAGGCCTACCGGCCACGATCATCATCCGCACCGAACTCAAAGACCTGGAAAAGGCAGCCGGACACGGGCTCACCGCCGGCGGCACCCTGATCCCGATGCGCGACGTCATCCGCATGGCCTCGCACGCCTACCTCTGGCTGGCACTGTTCGACGGCAAGGGAGTGCCGCTGCATCTCGGCCGCACCCGCCGCGTCGCCTCACCGGGGCAGCGCATCGTGCTGCTGGCTCAGCACCGGGGCTGCACCGCCCCGGGCTGCACCGCCGATGGCTACCACTCCGAAGTCCACCACGCGAACAAAGACTGGAAAGACGGCGGCAACACCGACGTCGAGGACATGACTCTGGCGTGCGGGCCGGACAACAGGATGGTCGAAACCACCGGGTGGACCACCCGCAACCGCCCCGACGACGGCATCACCGAGTGGATCCCACCACCAGCGTTGGACTGCGGGCAAGCCCGCACCAACCCCTACCACCACCGGAGACCGCATCCTCGCCCCCGATGA